The proteins below come from a single Phorcysia thermohydrogeniphila genomic window:
- a CDS encoding roadblock/LC7 domain-containing protein, with product MLNLRPEEDKELKEILTNIAEESKSKIVLLIDKSGQLISRSESPAFSSDDVTFASLTAGNVAASEALSKLLGDKSLNHMFTETEDEGIYMIVVAEKYILVSIFDKYATNLGIIRVKIKKYYDKLEGLMKRIEERAEKESSMPADINIEDIDLDTLFE from the coding sequence ATGCTGAACTTAAGGCCGGAAGAGGACAAGGAGCTTAAGGAGATACTTACGAACATTGCTGAGGAGAGTAAATCCAAGATAGTTCTCTTGATAGACAAGTCTGGTCAGCTTATAAGCCGGAGCGAGTCTCCGGCTTTCTCTTCTGATGATGTAACTTTTGCTTCCCTTACTGCTGGAAACGTTGCTGCTTCGGAGGCTCTTTCAAAGCTTCTTGGTGATAAGAGCCTCAACCACATGTTTACTGAAACGGAAGACGAAGGTATATACATGATAGTCGTTGCCGAGAAGTACATTTTAGTTTCAATATTTGATAAGTACGCTACAAACTTGGGTATCATAAGGGTGAAGATTAAGAAATATTATGATAAACTTGAAGGTCTGATGAAGAGGATTGAGGAGAGGGCAGAAAAAGAGAGCTCTATGCCGGCAGATATTAACATAGAGGACATAGACTTGGATACATTATTTGAGTAG
- the porD gene encoding pyruvate synthase subunit PorD — protein sequence MIKGWKDLPIGAVILEPGSSEKYHTGEWRAWRPVFEESKCVNCMICWVFCPDSCILVKEEKMVGIDYDHCKGCGICAHECPTGALEMKPEYLFREED from the coding sequence ATGATTAAGGGATGGAAGGATTTACCGATAGGAGCTGTAATCTTAGAGCCGGGCTCAAGTGAGAAGTATCACACAGGAGAGTGGAGGGCTTGGAGGCCTGTCTTTGAAGAGAGCAAGTGCGTTAACTGTATGATTTGCTGGGTCTTCTGTCCAGACTCCTGCATCCTCGTAAAAGAGGAGAAGATGGTAGGGATTGACTACGACCACTGTAAGGGTTGCGGCATCTGCGCCCATGAGTGTCCAACTGGAGCTCTTGAAATGAAACCCGAATACCTGTTCCGTGAGGAGGACTAA
- the porA gene encoding pyruvate ferredoxin oxidoreductase yields MRPEVIKEVTYVPYSGNMAAAEAMRQINPDVVAAYPITPQTELMQFFADFVANGLVDTEYIPVESEHSAMSACVGAAAAGARAMTATAGPGLAYMWEVLGIASGMRLPVVMTVVNRALSAPINIHGDQSDMMGARDQGWIMLFSENAEEQYDNLIQAIKIAEDERTRLPVMVGMDGFVVSHAIDRVRLLPDRAVEEFVGENKPMYSLLDVDNPVTHGAVAMTDSYMEFKRQQREAMLHAYKVIREVGEAFADVFGKKYEHIETYKTDDADYILIIIGSTAGTAKAVIDKVREKGVKVGLIKIRTFRPFPYYDVMDAIAASNCKAIGVFDRAETFGGAAGPLFGEVATAMFLRNKHYPMIDFIYGLGGRDTNVNHIEEAIDKVMKLAAGEEIPLVNYLNLRE; encoded by the coding sequence ATGAGGCCTGAGGTGATAAAGGAGGTAACCTACGTTCCCTACTCCGGTAACATGGCCGCTGCTGAGGCTATGAGGCAGATAAACCCCGATGTCGTTGCAGCCTACCCGATTACTCCCCAGACGGAGCTCATGCAGTTCTTCGCAGACTTTGTAGCAAACGGCCTTGTGGATACCGAGTACATCCCCGTTGAAAGTGAGCACTCTGCTATGTCTGCCTGCGTTGGTGCAGCTGCAGCAGGCGCAAGGGCAATGACAGCTACAGCTGGTCCCGGGCTTGCCTACATGTGGGAAGTTCTTGGAATTGCCTCCGGAATGAGGCTTCCTGTCGTTATGACGGTTGTTAACAGAGCTCTCTCTGCTCCCATCAACATCCACGGCGACCAGTCCGACATGATGGGAGCAAGGGATCAAGGATGGATAATGCTCTTTTCTGAAAACGCCGAAGAGCAGTACGACAACCTTATTCAGGCAATAAAGATTGCTGAGGACGAAAGGACAAGGCTTCCCGTAATGGTTGGAATGGACGGTTTTGTCGTTTCCCACGCCATAGACAGGGTAAGACTTCTTCCAGATAGGGCCGTTGAGGAGTTTGTAGGTGAGAACAAGCCTATGTACTCCCTCCTTGACGTTGACAATCCAGTAACCCACGGTGCAGTTGCGATGACCGACTCCTACATGGAGTTCAAGCGCCAGCAAAGGGAGGCAATGCTCCACGCCTACAAGGTTATAAGGGAAGTAGGAGAGGCCTTTGCCGACGTCTTTGGTAAAAAGTACGAGCACATTGAAACCTACAAGACAGACGATGCAGACTACATCCTCATCATCATCGGTTCAACTGCAGGAACTGCAAAGGCCGTGATTGATAAGGTAAGGGAGAAGGGAGTCAAGGTCGGACTTATCAAGATAAGAACCTTTAGGCCTTTCCCCTACTACGACGTTATGGATGCTATCGCTGCTTCTAACTGTAAGGCGATTGGTGTCTTTGACAGGGCAGAGACATTTGGAGGAGCTGCAGGCCCTCTCTTTGGAGAGGTTGCAACTGCGATGTTCCTTAGAAACAAGCACTACCCAATGATTGACTTTATCTACGGCCTTGGTGGAAGGGACACAAACGTAAACCACATTGAAGAGGCCATAGATAAGGTAATGAAGCTTGCTGCTGGAGAGGAAATACCCCTTGTAAACTACCTTAACCTTAGAGAGTAA
- a CDS encoding thiamine pyrophosphate-dependent enzyme, with translation MAEVKTAEIKLPPLKKLTNYPEKLAPGHRLCAGCGASIIIRQMYMVANALGYELIWANATGCVEVCTSIYPYTSWKSPWIHSAFENAAATIAGVEAAYKALKRKGKLPTDKKVKFVALGGDGGTYDIGFQSLSGALERGHDFIYVCYDNEAYMNTGIQRSSATPKYANTTTQPVGSESLGKPQHKKWMPEVAAAHGIPYVAQAAPSHWKDFMEKFKKALLTEGPSFINVFSVCPRGWRSKEEEGILVTKLAVETNYWPLFEVENGKWRITYRPKNPKPIEEFLKLQGRFKHLFKPGMESKIKELQDEVNRRWEWLNKLEQLSREV, from the coding sequence ATGGCTGAAGTTAAAACTGCAGAGATAAAGCTACCACCACTTAAAAAACTTACCAACTATCCTGAAAAGCTTGCTCCCGGCCACAGGCTCTGTGCCGGATGTGGAGCTTCTATAATCATTCGCCAGATGTACATGGTGGCAAACGCCCTTGGCTACGAGCTTATCTGGGCTAACGCAACAGGTTGCGTTGAGGTTTGTACCTCCATCTACCCTTACACCTCTTGGAAGTCCCCTTGGATTCACAGCGCCTTTGAGAACGCGGCAGCTACAATTGCCGGAGTTGAGGCTGCCTACAAGGCTTTAAAGAGGAAAGGGAAGCTTCCAACGGACAAAAAGGTTAAGTTCGTTGCTCTCGGTGGGGACGGTGGAACGTACGACATCGGATTCCAGTCCCTATCTGGGGCTCTTGAGAGGGGACACGATTTCATCTACGTCTGCTACGACAACGAAGCTTACATGAACACCGGTATCCAGCGTTCCTCTGCTACGCCGAAGTACGCGAACACTACGACTCAGCCGGTTGGTTCTGAGAGCTTAGGAAAACCCCAGCACAAGAAGTGGATGCCAGAAGTTGCTGCTGCTCACGGTATTCCTTACGTAGCACAGGCTGCCCCTTCCCACTGGAAGGACTTTATGGAGAAGTTCAAGAAAGCCCTTTTAACTGAAGGCCCTTCCTTCATTAACGTCTTTTCTGTCTGCCCAAGGGGCTGGCGTTCTAAGGAAGAAGAGGGTATACTTGTAACGAAACTTGCCGTTGAAACCAACTACTGGCCTCTCTTTGAGGTTGAGAACGGCAAGTGGAGGATAACTTACAGGCCTAAGAACCCGAAGCCGATAGAGGAGTTTCTAAAGCTTCAGGGAAGATTTAAGCACCTTTTCAAACCGGGAATGGAGAGTAAAATTAAAGAGTTACAGGACGAAGTTAACAGAAGGTGGGAGTGGCTCAACAAATTAGAACAGCTTAGCAGGGAAGTGTGA
- the bioB gene encoding biotin synthase BioB has protein sequence MREEILDVLNCRVEKFYDYLHKATSLRFQHFGRQVETCAILNAKSGKCPSDCKFCAQSAKFNVPVKTYPLLPERELTKKALEAFDRGINRFSFVTSGISPNVEEIKVIGKVIETIKSLKPDAIVCASLGQLKKEELKFLRDCGLDRYHHNLETSREFYPHITTVQKWEDRVRTIENAKEVGLSTCCGGIFGLGENDEDVVSMIKTLKELQVDSIPVNFLHPIKGTPLENANFLTPLKCLRILVAIRLSIPEAEIRVCGGREYNLRELQPLILLPANALMVGNYLTTKGRSLEDDIQMIEDLGLESSLKG, from the coding sequence GTGAGAGAAGAAATACTTGACGTTCTAAACTGTAGGGTAGAGAAGTTCTACGACTACCTTCATAAGGCAACCTCTTTAAGGTTTCAACATTTTGGCAGGCAAGTTGAAACCTGCGCCATCCTAAACGCAAAAAGTGGCAAGTGTCCTTCTGACTGTAAGTTCTGTGCCCAATCTGCCAAGTTTAACGTTCCCGTCAAGACATATCCCCTTCTACCTGAAAGGGAGCTCACGAAAAAAGCACTTGAAGCCTTTGACAGGGGAATTAACAGGTTTAGCTTTGTTACAAGCGGTATTTCCCCTAATGTTGAAGAAATAAAGGTTATAGGAAAAGTTATTGAAACTATAAAAAGTCTAAAACCAGATGCCATTGTCTGTGCATCCCTTGGACAGCTAAAGAAAGAAGAGCTTAAGTTTTTAAGGGACTGCGGCCTTGATAGGTATCACCACAACCTTGAAACTTCGCGAGAGTTTTACCCCCACATAACAACGGTTCAAAAGTGGGAGGACAGAGTAAGAACCATTGAAAACGCAAAAGAAGTGGGGCTTTCTACCTGCTGTGGAGGTATTTTTGGCCTTGGTGAAAATGATGAAGATGTTGTTTCAATGATAAAAACGCTAAAAGAACTTCAGGTGGACTCTATTCCTGTTAACTTCCTCCATCCTATAAAGGGAACTCCCCTTGAGAACGCCAACTTCCTGACTCCCTTAAAGTGTTTAAGAATTCTCGTAGCAATAAGGCTCTCCATCCCTGAAGCAGAAATAAGGGTCTGCGGTGGGAGAGAGTACAACTTGAGGGAGCTCCAGCCACTTATCCTTTTACCTGCCAACGCCTTAATGGTTGGAAACTACCTGACTACGAAGGGAAGAAGCCTTGAAGATGATATTCAGATGATAGAGGACCTTGGACTTGAGAGCTCTCTGAAGGGATGA
- a CDS encoding GTP-binding protein, which translates to MPFVNFATREINCKIVYYGPGLSGKTTNIKWIYDHIKPENRGEMITLATETERTLFFDFVPIEVSNVKGFKVRFHLYTTPGQIIYQASRKLILKGVDGIVFVADSQEERHDANLDTLDDMIENLKDYEIDIEDIPLVFQYNKRDLPNVLPVEVLRKDLNRWSRPDYEAIASKGIGVLETFKEITKQVLRKLKR; encoded by the coding sequence ATGCCATTCGTCAACTTTGCTACGAGGGAGATAAACTGCAAAATTGTCTACTACGGCCCGGGCCTTTCTGGTAAAACTACAAACATTAAGTGGATTTACGACCACATTAAGCCGGAAAACAGGGGCGAAATGATAACCCTTGCAACAGAAACAGAGAGGACCCTCTTCTTTGACTTTGTTCCTATTGAAGTATCTAACGTAAAGGGCTTTAAGGTAAGGTTTCACCTCTATACTACTCCGGGACAGATTATCTATCAGGCAAGCAGAAAGCTGATACTAAAGGGCGTTGACGGTATTGTCTTTGTTGCTGACTCTCAGGAGGAAAGGCACGACGCAAACCTTGATACCCTTGATGACATGATTGAAAACCTTAAAGATTATGAAATAGATATTGAAGACATTCCCCTTGTTTTTCAGTACAACAAAAGGGACCTCCCGAATGTCCTTCCTGTTGAGGTTTTGAGGAAGGATTTAAATAGGTGGAGTAGGCCAGACTATGAGGCTATAGCCTCTAAAGGGATAGGTGTTCTTGAGACTTTTAAGGAAATAACAAAGCAGGTTTTGAGAAAGCTTAAAAGGTGA